The genomic DNA CACGCATGCGCTCGGTCGCCTTCTCGAGGAGGGCCACCTGTTCTTGCGCCTGCTGGTACTGCGTGTTGTCGCCGGTAAAGATGTATTCGGCGAGCACCTGGTCTTTTTGCACGGAGGAACCTACCTGCACGTTAATCTTTGCGAGCGGGTCGCTCATCTTGGAGATGGCGTAGGACTGCTGCATACCTTCGATAGAACCGCTGAACTTGCGGACATCGCTGAGCTTTGCCGCGGTTGCCTTCACGACTCGTGCGGGCTTGCCCTTTTCCTTCTGGATTTCCTCGATAGTGGTGGGCTTTGCTTCGGTTTTTTCGTCTTTCTTGAGATCGCAGCCGACAAGAAGAAGCGAAATGGCTGAAAGGGTGATGACTGTTTTCGTGATCTTGTTCATATTCTGCTTCCTATTAATATTCTCCGGTGGCCTGCAGGAGGGCGTTGTATGCCTTGTTCCATTCGACGATGGAATTCATGTAGTCGAGCTTTGCGGTGCGCAGGCTGTTTTCTGCCGTCAGGAGGTTCAGCTGCGTTTCGCGCCCGAGCTTGTAGGCGTCGTTCGTGAGGTCATAGTTCTTCTGCGCCAAGTCAACCTGGCGCTTTGCAATTTCAATCTGGCTGTTCGCGTCCTCGAGCGTGTTCGCGCAGGATTCAATCTGCATGCGGAACCCGCGCTCGGCAGTTTCCTTCTGGATTTGCGTGCTGCGGAGGCTCGATTTGGCCTGCGTGACGCTCTCGCGGGTCTTCATGCCGTTGAAGAGGTTCATCGTGACGTTAAGTGCCACGTACTTGTTGAGCTTATCCCACTTGGGTGCATCCCAGTCGAAGAAGTCGTTCTTGTTGTTTGCGTACTTGATGCCGCCAAGGAGCACGACTGTCGGCTTGTAGCCGCCTTCCTCGATTTCGATGTTCAGGTTCTTCATGTTCTCGGTTTCTTCGAGCATCACGAGTTCCCTGCGGCGCTTCTTCACGTTCGCCATGCTGGTATCGGGGTAGGTGTAGCCTGCCGCGGGGTCGCGCAGGTCGCCCTGGAACTGCACGTCGCTTTCCCATTCGAGGCCCATGGTGTTCAGGAGGGCGTTACGGGCGAGGATGCGCTTCTTTTCGGTGCTTGCAATCTTGGAATTCAGCTGGTCCATCGAGAGCTGCACGCGGATGAGGTCAAGTTCCGTGGCGAGCCCGCTCTTGAGGGACTGTTCCACGAAGCTCAGGTTTTCCTGGAGCATGTCCTTGGAGGCGTACATGATGCTGATTGCGGAATCGAGATAGATGAGCTGGTCAAATGCGTTCGCGACATCGTAGCGGACCTGGGCCTTCTTGTTTTCGAGATTCACTTCGCTTACGCGCTTGTATGCCTTTGCAATCTCGATACCGGTACCCACCTTGCCCTGGGCGTAGAGAATCTGCGTGGCCGTGATGCCTACGCTGGATTGCCAGCGGTAGCCCTGTGACTTCATGCCGTAAATGAGCCCGTCCACGGCGGGGCCGATAACCTGCTGGTCGTAGGCGTTTGCCATGGGGTTGCCGTTCTCGTCGGTACCTGCTGCCATGTTTGCGGCAGCGTCGGCGAGGTCGGAGGTCTTTTCCACGTCATCAAGGCCAAAAATACGGGTAACCGTTGCACTCAGGTCGATTGTGGGGTAGGCGTTGCCGTAGCCGGCGGTTACCTGGGAGCTGGCGCTTTTTAGGTCTTCTTCGGCAGACTTGACGTCCGAAGATTTTTCAAGAGCAATATTGATCGCTTCTTCGCGGGTGTACGTCTTGCCCGCCCACGATGGTATCGCGAGGCTCAGGGCAAGTGCCGATAAAAGGGCGAAATTCCTTGACATCTAGTACTCCTATACTACAAGGTTGCGCCAAATTTAGCAAAAACCGCACTATATAACAAGGGAGTGGGGTTGTATTTCTAGATGAAACGACCAATTTAGGCGGTAAAAGGAACGGCCCTAAAAAACAAAACACGTGCTTATCTGTGCACGTGTTTTGCAAAAAATATGGATGTGTCCGGATTACATCAGGCCGGGGATTTTCATGCCGCCGGTGATGTCGTTGAGGCTCGACTGGGCCGCTTCGTCCTTCTTCTTGATTGCTGCGTTGATGGCAGCCATGACGAGGTCTTCGAGGGCTTCCACGTCGTCCTTGTCGACTGCATCGGGGTTGATCTTTATCATGGTGAGGATTCCCTGGCCGTTGATGGCCACCTTTACCATGCCGCCGCCCGCCTCGGCGTCAAAACTCTGCGTCTTAAGGTCGTTCTGGGCCCTGAGCATCTTGCTCTGCATTTTCTGGAGGTCCCGGAGCATCTTGTTCATGTCCATAGTGCGTTTCCTTCTAGTTGTCGGTGACCTCTTCACACGACTCGCTTGTCGGGAGGTCAACCTGCTTGTTTAACTGTTTAGAATTTAAATATTGTCCGCCGAAGATTTCGACCATCTTCCTGAGAAGTTCGTCCTTATCCATGTCTCGCTCAAAGGGGTTTTTCTGCGCGTTTGCGCGGGCGATGAGTTCTTCGTTGGTAAAAGTCCTGAGCCGAAGCCTAAGATCGACCTGGGTCTGGAGTTTGTCCTGGAGGATAGTCTTTAGGCGCGCGAGGTATTCCGGCTGTTCCTGTATTTGCTGGTAGCCCCAGGGAACGCTCTGCTCGTTTTCGCATACGTAGGTAAGGAACAGCGGGAACGGGGTCAGCTTCTGGTCGCCCGATTCAAGAACGGAACCGTTTACGGCGGCAGAGAACTGCAGGTCGCCGCAGTTCGCGAGCGATGCCGATATGGAGGGCCATGCGTTGGTAATCTCGTACCGCGTGTACGGAGCGGGCGATTCGGGGAACGTCTCGTTTGAGACGGATTCCTCCTCTTGGGGGAGTACCTCGAGGATTTTACCTACTTTTTTTTTTGTCGCCTCGTCGGCGGCGGATTTGGGGTCGTTTATGGCGGCTAGTGCGCGTCGTAGATCGGTCAGCCGGTCTAGCCATGCCATGCGAGCGAAAGTCGTTTCTACCAGGAGGCGCGGGTTCGTGCTGTAGCGGATTTGCGCCTGCAGGTCGATAAGCATCTTGGATATGCGCAGCAGGTCGCCGTTCGAGAGGCCCTTTGCGGTTTCCTTGAATTTCTCGTAGAGTTCCGCCGAAATGTTCAGTTCGTCGGGCGTGAAGGCGTCGAGCCTGCTGTAGATGAGGTTGCGCAGGAACTTGCCGAACCCGTCGAGGAGGGGGGCAAACTCGATACCGCGGTTGACGGCCTTGTCGACCATCTGGAAGCAACCCTTGAGGTCGTGGTTCTCGATGGCCTGGATGAGCTCGAAGAACAGTTCCGTAGGCGGAATGCCGAGCACGGAGCGCACGGAATCGGCGTCCATCTCGCTGCCGGTAAACGCGTATGCCTGGTCAAAGAAGGTAAGGCCGTCGCGCATGGAGCCATCCGCCTTCTCGGCGAAAATATTGAGGGTTTCGTCGGAGGCGTTGATGTGTTCCTGCTCGCAGATGTAGCGCAGGCGCGAGGCAATCTGGTTGATGGTCAGGCGCTTGAAGTCGAAACGCTGCACGCGCGAAAGGATGGTCGGCAGCAGCTTGTTCACTTCGGTGGTCGCGAAGATGAAAATCACGTGCGGAGGGGGTTCCTCGAGGGTCTTCAGGAGCGCGTTGAACGCACCCGGAGACAGCATGTGGACTTCGTCGATGATGAAAATCTTGTACTTGCCTATAACGGGCGGGTACTGCACGCGGTCAATCACGTCGCGGATATTGTCGACGCCGGTGTTGGAGGCAGCGTCTATTTCGTAGATATCCATCGGGTTGCCGCCCGCGATATCCTTGCAACTTTCGCACTTTCCGCAGGGGTGCAGCGGGTCGCCGCCGGTGCAGTTGAGCGTGCGGGCGAGGATTCTGGCACTGGTGGTCTTGCCTACGCCACGGGTCCCGGTAAACAGGAATGCGTGGTGGAGACGGCCCCCTTCGATTGCGTTCTTGAGGGTCTGTGCGATATGTTCCTGCCCGACCATGTCGTCAAAGGACTGCGGGCGCCACTTGCGGGCCATTGCTACGTATGCCATGACTTTAAATGTAGTAAAAAGTCAGAAATGTGAAGTGTGTGGTGTGAAATGTGTAATGACTAATGAGAAATGACGAATGGCTGATGAAAAATGGGTAATCTTACATCCCACATTCCACATTTCACATTTTTTTTTATTATTTGTAAATAAAACCACGAGGTACACGATGAATCCGAATTTGGCGTTATTGATTCTTTCTTGGCAGGTGGCATGCCTGTACCATGAATCCGAGACAGAGAAATTGCTGCCCGGTTCTACCTCCGCGACTGAGGCGGAAAGCGATGCGCTCGATGCCATTCACGACGAGGTGACCCCGGATGTTTCGTGGGACGATTTTAACGACACGTATGCGAGTTTCAAGACTGCGAAGGAGCGTGCGGCGGCTTGCGTCGAGGTCCTCAAGGGGCAGTCCGGCGAATTCCGTAGCAAGGTCCTGGAATCGATGCTCCGTGTCGCGAACGCCTCGCGCGAAAACGACAACGAGACCAACGTTTCGCCCGAGGAAATGGACTTTATCCAGCAGATTAGGGAAGCGCTGGAATAAAAAAAACACCTGTAAAAAAAGAAACCGCCGAGGATGCCTCAGCGGTTTTAATCTTTATATAGGCGCAGTTTAGCGGAGTACGATGTCGCCGTTCGCGACGAGCTTGTCACGCAGCTTGTTGTGCGCCTTGTTGACTTCGTCGTCGGTAAGTGTGCGGTCCATGGCCTGGTAGGTGAGGCTGTAGACCATGTTCTTCTTGCCGGCTTCGATCTTGTCACCTTCGTAGATGCTCTTGAGGGTAATCTTCGCGAGGTTCTTGGGGTTGAGCCCCTTGATGCGGGCGACGATGTCCTCGTGGGTCATGGATTTCGCCACTTCCAGCGAGATGTCGCGGCTAGACGGCACCTGGCGGCTGAAGGCTTCGAACACGATCTTCTTGTGGGTGGCGTGTTCCATCTTGTCCATGTCGAGTTCCATCACGTAGGTGGTGTAGCTGATGTCGTTCGCGGCCATCACAGAGGGGTGGAGTTCGCCCATGGTGCCGAGCACCACGCCGTCGGCGAGGATTTCGGTCTGCTTGCCCGGGTGCAGGAAAATTTCAGGCTTGGCCGGCACGCGGAATTCAACCACGAGACCCACGCGCTTGAGGAAGCTCTGCACGAATCCCTTGAACGCGGCAAAGTCAATCTGGGCGGGCTTGTCGTTGAGCGGGTTCACGTCGAAGTTGCCTGCAATCGTGAGGGCGACGAGGTTCGATTCGTCGAAGCCCGGGTCGCGCACGTCCTTGCGGTCGCGCTTGAACTGGCCCTTGGCCACTTCGAACAGGCGCACGGAACCCGGACGGTTCTTCTCGTTCTCGGCAACGCTCTTGAGAAGGTTGGGGAGAAGGCTCGTGGGCACGGCGCCCAGCTCTTCGGAAAGCGGGTTCAGGAGCAGTGCGGGCTTGCTGCGGCGGTCGTCGCTTTCGGGGCCGAAGAGGGCCTCGGTGCGTGCCTTGCTCGTGAAGCGCAGGCTCAGGCATTCGAGCAGACCCATAGCGGAGAGCGTCTTGCGGATCTTGCGGTTCAAAACTTCAATCGGCGGAAGCTCGTTCGGCTGCATTTTGAAGGAGGGCAGCGTGTACGGGATGTTGTCGAACCCGACGAGGCGGGCGACTTCTTCGATGAGGTCCACTTCGCGTTCGAGGTCGGGGCGGAAGCTCGGAATCTTGAACGTGATGGAGTCTGCCGTCTTGGAAACGACTTCGAGGGCGATGCCAGTGAGGAACTTTTCCACCTGGGCCATGTCGAACTTCATGCCGATAACACGTTCGGCCTGCGCAATGCGGAGCGTGACCACGTTGCATTCCTTCTTGTGGTCGTCGCCGGTGTATTCGACAGTGCCCTTGAGAATACGGCCGCCGGCCACTTCCTGGATGAGTGCGCAGGCGTACTTGCTGTATTCGTCTTGGGTCGCGAAGTCGATTTCGCGTTCAAAGCGGTAGCTGGAGTCCGTGGAGATGCAGAGGCGCTTTGCCTGCTTGCGGACCACCGTCGGGTTGAACCAGGCGCTCTCGAGGAACACGTTCTTGGTGGTATCGACAATTTCGGATTCGACGCCACCCATCACGCCGGCAACGCAGGCCGGACGGTCGCCGTCGCAAATCACGAGGTCGTTTTCAACGAGTTCGTGAGCGGTGTGGTCGATAGTTTCAATATGCTCGCCCTTCACGGCACGGCGCACCTTGATCTTGTTGCCGTGCAGCTGGTCCATGTCGAAGCTGTGGAGCGGCTGGCCCACGTCCATTAGAATGAAGTTCGTAATGTCCACCACGTTGTTGATGCTGTTCATGCCCACGGCGTGCAGGAGTTTTGCGAGCCATGCCGGGGACTTTTCGACCTTCACGTCCTTGATGACGCGGCCCACATAGCGGGAGCAACCGCAGCCGGGCACCACTTCGAGGCTGATGGCGGAACTTGCCGCCTCGGCATCCTCGTTCAAGGTGTAGGCGAGGGGCTTGAGCGGGCGGTTGAACTTCGCTGCGAGTTCGCGTGCCACGCCGCGGTGGCTGAGTGCATCCGGGCGGTTCGGGGTCACGTTCAACTCAAAGCACACGTCGTAGAGGCCGAGGCTCACGAACGGGGTACCTGCGGGAATGCTGTCATCCAGCACCATGATGCCCGCGTGATCGTCGCTAAGGCCGATTTCGTCTTCGGCGCAGATCATGCCGAAACTTTCTACACCGCGGATCTTGGACTTCTTCATCTTGAGCGTGCCGCCATCGGGAAGCGGGAGTTCCGCGCCAATCGGGGCGAGAACCACGGTCTGGCCTGCGGCTACGTTCGGGGCGCCGCACACGACCTGGAGCGTTTCCTTGCCGTCGTTCACGGTGGTGATGTGCAGGTGGTCGCTGTCCGGGTGAGCTTCACAGGTGAGGACCTTCGCCACCACGAGCTTCTCGTAGACCTTGCCCGGTTCTTCCATGCCTTCGACTTCGAGGCCGATGGAGGTGAGGGCCTTTGCAACTTCTTCCGCAGATTCCGGAAGATCAACGTGACGTCTGAGCCAATTCAAAGAAACTTTCATTTTTTCCTCTTTGGCACGAGGACTGCAACAACGCGTCAATCCATACGGATAAACGTGGCAACGTCGCAAAATCCGTGCCCGCTTAAATTTTCGTCGGGAAATTTAGCAAAAAATGAGTTTTATGACATTGCGGGGCATGAATTTTCTAAATTATAGC from Fibrobacter sp. UWR3 includes the following:
- a CDS encoding YbaB/EbfC family nucleoid-associated protein, with the translated sequence MDMNKMLRDLQKMQSKMLRAQNDLKTQSFDAEAGGGMVKVAINGQGILTMIKINPDAVDKDDVEALEDLVMAAINAAIKKKDEAAQSSLNDITGGMKIPGLM
- the pheT gene encoding phenylalanine--tRNA ligase subunit beta, which gives rise to MKVSLNWLRRHVDLPESAEEVAKALTSIGLEVEGMEEPGKVYEKLVVAKVLTCEAHPDSDHLHITTVNDGKETLQVVCGAPNVAAGQTVVLAPIGAELPLPDGGTLKMKKSKIRGVESFGMICAEDEIGLSDDHAGIMVLDDSIPAGTPFVSLGLYDVCFELNVTPNRPDALSHRGVARELAAKFNRPLKPLAYTLNEDAEAASSAISLEVVPGCGCSRYVGRVIKDVKVEKSPAWLAKLLHAVGMNSINNVVDITNFILMDVGQPLHSFDMDQLHGNKIKVRRAVKGEHIETIDHTAHELVENDLVICDGDRPACVAGVMGGVESEIVDTTKNVFLESAWFNPTVVRKQAKRLCISTDSSYRFEREIDFATQDEYSKYACALIQEVAGGRILKGTVEYTGDDHKKECNVVTLRIAQAERVIGMKFDMAQVEKFLTGIALEVVSKTADSITFKIPSFRPDLEREVDLIEEVARLVGFDNIPYTLPSFKMQPNELPPIEVLNRKIRKTLSAMGLLECLSLRFTSKARTEALFGPESDDRRSKPALLLNPLSEELGAVPTSLLPNLLKSVAENEKNRPGSVRLFEVAKGQFKRDRKDVRDPGFDESNLVALTIAGNFDVNPLNDKPAQIDFAAFKGFVQSFLKRVGLVVEFRVPAKPEIFLHPGKQTEILADGVVLGTMGELHPSVMAANDISYTTYVMELDMDKMEHATHKKIVFEAFSRQVPSSRDISLEVAKSMTHEDIVARIKGLNPKNLAKITLKSIYEGDKIEAGKKNMVYSLTYQAMDRTLTDDEVNKAHNKLRDKLVANGDIVLR
- a CDS encoding TolC family protein — protein: MSRNFALLSALALSLAIPSWAGKTYTREEAINIALEKSSDVKSAEEDLKSASSQVTAGYGNAYPTIDLSATVTRIFGLDDVEKTSDLADAAANMAAGTDENGNPMANAYDQQVIGPAVDGLIYGMKSQGYRWQSSVGITATQILYAQGKVGTGIEIAKAYKRVSEVNLENKKAQVRYDVANAFDQLIYLDSAISIMYASKDMLQENLSFVEQSLKSGLATELDLIRVQLSMDQLNSKIASTEKKRILARNALLNTMGLEWESDVQFQGDLRDPAAGYTYPDTSMANVKKRRRELVMLEETENMKNLNIEIEEGGYKPTVVLLGGIKYANNKNDFFDWDAPKWDKLNKYVALNVTMNLFNGMKTRESVTQAKSSLRSTQIQKETAERGFRMQIESCANTLEDANSQIEIAKRQVDLAQKNYDLTNDAYKLGRETQLNLLTAENSLRTAKLDYMNSIVEWNKAYNALLQATGEY
- the dnaX gene encoding DNA polymerase III subunit gamma/tau, with product MAYVAMARKWRPQSFDDMVGQEHIAQTLKNAIEGGRLHHAFLFTGTRGVGKTTSARILARTLNCTGGDPLHPCGKCESCKDIAGGNPMDIYEIDAASNTGVDNIRDVIDRVQYPPVIGKYKIFIIDEVHMLSPGAFNALLKTLEEPPPHVIFIFATTEVNKLLPTILSRVQRFDFKRLTINQIASRLRYICEQEHINASDETLNIFAEKADGSMRDGLTFFDQAYAFTGSEMDADSVRSVLGIPPTELFFELIQAIENHDLKGCFQMVDKAVNRGIEFAPLLDGFGKFLRNLIYSRLDAFTPDELNISAELYEKFKETAKGLSNGDLLRISKMLIDLQAQIRYSTNPRLLVETTFARMAWLDRLTDLRRALAAINDPKSAADEATKKKVGKILEVLPQEEESVSNETFPESPAPYTRYEITNAWPSISASLANCGDLQFSAAVNGSVLESGDQKLTPFPLFLTYVCENEQSVPWGYQQIQEQPEYLARLKTILQDKLQTQVDLRLRLRTFTNEELIARANAQKNPFERDMDKDELLRKMVEIFGGQYLNSKQLNKQVDLPTSESCEEVTDN